ataagacacctgcaagcatggTGGCTATTAGAGTAGTGTACCTTTAGGTACTATAAGTTATCtattcctggagggttcacaacaacatataaaggaattaaggtgggagTTGTACCTGGGTCCTTGtttaaagcccactgcactgaacactaggctgcccttctgctcggcagggacatctgtgtgacCATACTTGTACTAATGATGCCAGGCAGTTTTGTGCCTGCTtctttggtgttcatattttggatgtttcagtttagAAAATGGGTGttctttttgaacattttcaatgtaagaacatccttctcatgcatttttgaacaggaaatcccaacATTTTACCTGTTCAAAAGTGGCTATGAGATGGATGgaggttttttggggggacaTTATAAGCAGGACAACCCAATTCCCAGTTgtacattcttttgaaaatgcccctccacgcactataagcaacaaaaaaaacaaaagaaaagctgTGAATGCCCACTGTACCTTTTGAGATGAAAAACATTCACCATTACAGTATACTAGTTGTAAGTTGCAAATGAATATAGGATTGATAAAATAACTATTCTTCCTGTATAAATTTGGGTTCTATGAGACAGAATGAAAAGAAGAGAATTTTCAAAGATAAGTCACTCAAAAGGAGCAAAGATGCCAGAACAATGTTTAGTTTACATCAATAGCATTAACAAATATGAAAAAGAACATGGAAACAGACAGAGAATGAAGCCAGATTAAATATGAATTGAGATATTCTAAAAATCTCATCACAAAAAGTCTTCTCATGCCCTCTTCTGGCCAGAATTCCATGCTTGCAACTAAAAAGTTTGGAGCTCTATGAGAAACCTCTGAGAAAGGTATAGAAATGTCTTACGCaataggctaaaaaaaaaaagtgtaaagaaagctatttgaaagaaaaaatattaccatttttaaaataccttCCAAGTCTTTGTAAAAATCAATGAAACACTGAAATCTGGCAGAATTATGAACCTTTTGTTTATTATTGCTTAACATGTTGATAATCCAGATATTGacaaagggccagatgcactaaacttaacaagccattaatgggtaagtagtaaaccgtggcatgcactaaatgcttctccgagctattttccgatcacggtagcagataacgaaaacggaatgcacatgagcaaattagtaccccaatgtgtataaatcgtattgtaatgagatgcactactgttTTCCGAATGCCTAACCATGGAAAATCTAACAGGAGGTCTGTACcgctcgttggggctgcgcagcctctaaaaacttctataaattaacaaaacaaaaaaaaaacaaaaaaaaaaaaatcagaaaaataaaacgttcaagtgctcgtcagggacatccttcactacctagccacgtccaagtgctcgtcagggccgtccttctaaagtgcctaatatggatgtccttcactgaaaaaaccaaaaaacagccCTGACGAGCAAATGGACatttttccccagatttttttgtgatgggtgttcttctgAGATGACGTtcaaataaaaaaactatttggacgttcctttcgattatgcccccctccaggtctctcagccaatcacagtgcgtttagctggcaccggtgtcagctaaatgtgctgtgattggcagagacctggaggggagcataatcaaaagggacgtccaaatagttctTTTATTTGGATGCCCTCGCACGTCCCAATGCCGTgcaactctcaccccccccccccccagccgcgcGTTCTCAGGGAGAAGGGTCTGCACGGTCAGCCGCAATCCACCCccttcttccaagagtggggcggCAGGGATCACTGGCTGTACCGGTGTCTGCAGCTTGTGCTCCGGCCCAAGGCTctgacaagtgctcgtcagggacgtcctttttggacatctttggcatgtgcagagcagctcatttgcattccctttccttgatgcatggccgttccctaccgattcactatggaatcggtaagggaacagCTCTTCcaaggactttagtgcatctagcccaaaGTTATTAAAAATGCTGTTAATCATATAGCAAGTAGAAGTATTATGATTATGTCAGGGTCAAAAAAGGCAGTAGATGATACCCTTATATTGAACTAAATCAACACATCTTTGATCAGCTTTGAGAGCTAGACTGCTTTCATCTGGTCAGTAAAGACACAGTGTAGTTACACTGGGCTTAAATAGAACAGCTTACATGTGTCATTACAGCTCAGTAAAGAGATGGGTCAACAAAAGTGAAAGTAAAATTTTACAATTCCAACACCCTATGTCTAATGATTATTAACACAAAAAAGGACATCCACTTTTgcaatattttttaaactttagatttagctcacacatttttcagtaatagctcaaggtgagttacattcagatataatACATATGGGTAAATGACACCAATACTTCTTATTTGAAACACATAGTAAGATGTATGGTTCTAAACTTAGTAAGGACAAAACCAAGCTACTCTAGTTGAGTCACTCTATAAAACATATTCCAGATTTGCTGACACTTCCAGGAGGATCATCTCTTAGGGCTTAGCAACGCTAAGGGCACaccagcgtttttagcacacgctgatTCTTTgtgctcagtctccacctgctggaaggcatgcacaaccaaTCAATTTCagctgggccggtccagagggacaataaggaaagaggctcattttcaaagacatagacttacaaagttacataaattgctatgtaactttgtaagtctatgtgctttgaaaatgagaactATAatctatttcatttattttttgccTGTTGCCATCCCTTGTTCTAGTTCAAAAACATACAGACAAGGCAGATATAAAATAGCTTATTCCATTGAATTTAATTGAAGTTATAGTTTAGCTGAATATTCATACCTAGATTACAAATCAAGTTTGATTATTTATGATGCTATTTGATATGGCTAACACCGACTAATTACAGACTCCTTTTCGTGTAAAATCTTATTGAAAGACGTTTTAATTACCTTGAGTTAATTTTAAGAATTATCTAAATGTCATACTCCCATGAACCAAGCCTGGATACTTTCACCTATATTTCAAAGAACAGTGAAAGTAGTAGTCTGCCATGCAAATGTAAAATCATCACAAACCATTTTCAACTTAATTATAAACTACATGGTATTACTATAATTTGCATTTACTTACTACCTTTAACATGCAATTGTTTCTTCTAAAAGGTGAAGATTACCTTATCTTACACTTTTTACAATTAATACAGTTAATTCATTTCACCCCTGCTTTATGGGATTGTTGAGTATGAGAAAAAACTCATCCATGTATTTACAGGAAAGTTGTTCTATATATTAATTACcaagtgtggttttttttttttttttttttttttacttctttttacttttttgttACATGTTTTTCCATCCTGGATCGTAGCCTTATGTCACAGGATGGTGCTTTatccaattttagttttttgCTTTTCAATTCAATTTCATTTTTCACATCTTGAAGTTTCCTGGCGTTCTGTACCATAAAAGCAAAACTCTCCTTTAAGCtactgtttccatgctccctgaaAACATTGTCCAGCCCATCAAACCACTGCAAGATCTTTTCAAGTTCTGCTTGAACCTGTTTCTGCTCTTCTAGTTCTGCCAAAAGTGCCTCCCTAGCATATGCTTCTGCTTTACACCGCTGTTGTAGTTGCTCTGTCTCTTTCTGGAGAAACTCAAACTCTTCTTTGGTGCAGGGATACTGCTCATGAACTTTGTCCTTTGGAAGCAAAACATTTTGAGGAACACTCAAAACAAGTTTCAAAAGCATTTGTTCCATCTTGCAGAATAAGACATTAAAGCGTTCTTTCAAGAAGAGAAGACACTTCTCTGTGCTCTCCCGGATCTGGAAGGGACTAATATCACAGTTTGGAAAACTTTCTAATTTCTTCATCATGACCTTTTCAACAACCAACATCACTTCACACAAGTAATCTTGACAGGCAAGGTAAATCCGAAGAATGCAAGTTTGTGGTGTGAATCCAAAAAACTGTGCCTCATACATCATGGGGTCTACCGACATCTTGTCTTCAAAACAGTGTGGAGAAATCTGtaatgaagaaagaaaaagaagtcaTCTAACAATAAGAACAAGTCTCAGTTGCCTTTTCCTGCTAAAGGCCTGTGTTCATATGTAACTTAAATAAAACAATTTTGAACATTATAACAAGAGTGCTATAATTCAGCATTTTTAAGACACAACTGTTTTCATAATTGCCACGATTTATTTTAATATAATTCCATGTCCTCAACTTACAATAAATAGGATTTACTAGACTGATGTTTGAACATAAATCCATCAAAAAGGTTTACAAGTTCTAAAAGAAAACCCACCAAAACAGACAAAAATACTGCACTACGCATCCTTCGACAATCAAATGCCTGCTTAAAAAAATTAAGACTTTTACTTGGCTTTAAAGGTattaagactactactactactactatttagcatttctatagcgctacaaggtgtacgcagcgctccacaaacatagaagaaagacagtccctgctcaaagagcttacaatctaatagacaaaaaataaagtaagcaaatcaaatcaattaatgtgatcgggaaggaagagaggagggtaggtggaggcgagtggttacgagtcaaaagcaatgttaaagaggtgggctttcagtctagatttaaaggtggccaaggatggggcaagacgtaggggctcaggaagtttattccaggcgtagggtgcagcgagacagaaggcacgaagtctggagttggcagtagtggagaagggaacagataagaaggatttatccatggagcggagtgcacaggaaggggtgtagggaaggacgagtgtggagagatactggggagcagcagagcgagtacatttataggttagtcaTTAGTTTCTTGGCGTGTGcttttgattttgtgttttgacaggttaaacaaccatttcctctctctccctttccatcccaCTCTTGATTTTCTTGAATGAGGTCTCTCCTATCCCCCATCAagcgtcttttcttcaagctgaaaagccctaatgcGTTCAGCCTCTCTCTTACAGGACGTTCTCCAATCTCTTTATCATTTCGGTTGCCCTTCTCGATATAATTTTTGAGCAACTGCACACGGTGCTCAAGGTGTGGACAGACCCGGGGCTTCACAGAGGCATAATGATAATTTCAGCTTTTTCACCATCCCTTCGATAGTCAGTACTACTGTGATGGCCTAAGATTATATCGTTCTTGGGATGGCAGCTGGGAAGAGAAAACTGACATAAACTAAAGCGAGAAATGgtacaaaagtttaaaaaaaaaaaaaaaaattttttaacacCATTATTGCTAAGAATTTGGTGAAATTAATAGAAGATAATATAACTCAGTCACAGCGCTCTACAAACACTGCCATGCAAAACGGCCCcagttcaaggcttctgcaggtagtggggggggggggggggggaggtggggagaagaaTCTTGGTGACTGTTAAGGGCAGCAGCTGAGGGCAGGGTTTAGAACCCATCGTGCAGGTGTTGCAAAGAGCCCATGTGCCTAGCTCTCGGCTCAGGAAGACGGTCATTGCAGGTAGAGGGTGGATCTGTTCAAATTTGAGGCAAATCACCAAGAATTAAAGACAAGAGACTCTTACACCAGAATCCCAGTGCTGGTTCCAAAGGACTCAGGAGGTGAAAGGTGGTGCTTATTGGTTGCAAAATTGTTTGAAAAACCCACAGATCAGCGCATAGggttttatttataaaactttacCATCTCTCTACTTTTTACCCTTGGGCTCCTGGATTCCATCAGACAACCCGAGAACAAAATCAAAGTGTCCTAGAGGCCCACCAGACCTTTTGCAGCAGCTCTCAGACCTGTGTGTGAGTCTCATCTGTATACTCCAGCACCAGCCTCCCCCAGTTCGACTGGTCCTCGGCAAATCCTTCCTTTGTGACCGGCTGCACTAAGAACTCTAAGCGACTGTGTTTGCCAGTGCAGATGGGTGGAACTGCCAGGTCCACCACCCGGTAAATATTGGCATACGCCAAGCCGATCAGATGTGGCTGTTCAGTATGGGATGGAACTGCAGTGCGATGGCACACGACCCCCCGGCCATAGACGCGGAACTGTCGAACGTACTCCATCGGGTAGGCCCACTGCAGCGTGACGCTCAGATAGAGCTGCAGGTCCTGGAAGCTGGGATCATAGGAACCTCGTCGCCAGAGAAAGTGATGAGCACGGAGACTGCACACAGCCCGCAAGGGAGCGCTCAGGCTGCCAGCATCCAGCACCCTGAGCTCTCCCAAGCGGCAGGTGAAGTTCTCCTTCTGCAGGCTGGACGGCAGCCGTGAGACTTTAAGAGAGAGATCCTGGAGGAGGCAGTCCTGCAGCTCCAACTCATAACACAAACTGTCATAGAACACAGCAAAACATTCCTgtgcagctgaaaaaaaaatgcaaatgctGAACTTCACTGTCCTCCAAAGAATCCTTACAGGAAAAGGAACCATAACCAATGAAGCTTGGGAAAAAAATAGGGACTTAGCTGGAGGGTAAGGCGTTTAATTTGCCAAATATTGTGGCTGTCTTTTGTACAATACTTAAAACACAGCTGTGCCCCCACTTAGTGATCAAACATACAGTGCAAGGGTGGTGGGTGCTCTAGACAAATCATCAGCCTTACACCCtccttcaattaactttcaggcccctacCCTCTCAAGTGGAAATACACAATCAtcatgatcattttttttttgttacatttgtaccccgcgctttcccactcatggcaggctcaatgcggcttacatggggcaatggagggttaagtgacttgcccagattcaaaaggagctgcctgtgcctgaagtgggaatcaaactcagttcctcaggaccaaagtccaccaccctaaccactaggccactcctccactgttgctactatttgagattctacatagaatgttgctattccactagcaacattccatttagaagtcggcccttgcagatcaccaatgtggccgcgcaggcttctgcttctgtgagtctgtcagactcacagaagcctacacagccttctacatggaatgttgctagtggaatagcaaacattccatgtagaatctccaatagtagcaacattccatgtagaatctccaatagtagcaacattccatgtagaatctccaatagtatctattttatttttgttacatttgtaccctgcactttcccactcatggcaggctcaatgcggcttacatggggcaatggagggttaagtgacttgcccagagtcacaaggagctgcctgtgcctgaagtgggaatcgaactcagttccccaggaccaaagtccaccaccctaaccactaggccactcctccactcatgacaTAAATATCCTATAAACACACAGATTAAAGTACATGTTGATGGTTATTTGAGCTTGTGTGGCTGTCCAGATATACAGTTTTgtttttgactgcagctgctctttgctgcctccttgaacagtgattcccaaacctgtgctGGGGAAACcagaccagtcaggttttcaggactgtccacaataaatattcatgagttcAATTTGCACACacttgcctccttggtatgcaaatctgatGTATATTCATTCACTTTCTCAAACAACTGTTGCTCTGACATCAATCTTTATTAttacttttctaattttgtaacaCCTTTACACTCAATGCTGTTTATATCTTATTAAAACCATTTAACACATATCAACATACACATCACCCATCCACTCAAACGACACTATTAAGAGTTACCCAattcttagtaaaaggatcagTCTGTCCATGTTTCTGAAGGTCTCTTGTAGTAGTAGAATATACTTTTGCCTCATTTCAAAAGTTTGTCAGTTGAAGTCAACTTTACGCCTTCGGATTTAATCCACTATTCTTCGCTCCACCTCCTTGGAGCTAGCACGACTCTTTCATTGCAAACAATAATATTTCGTGTATCAAATCCGTTAAGAACTTCTTTTAACATCCAAAAAAGGAAACATGCAACTGTTCTTCCATGTATTTCTTTTCCAGCTGGTACATTCAAGTTTCTTGTTGTTCTAACAATATTGTACCTACACGCACTGTGACCCGACACGTATGTGTTTCACTCATAGAGCATCTTCAGGGGTCAATAGttctaaataaaacagcaatgatATATTTCAAACACACTACTTCATTCTTTACATACTGTTGTAATTATATTTTAAACAAACTTAACACTTACTGGCTACCATAAGCTGCTAGGCACTCGATCCACACCATACCCCCATGGGAACGCCAAAAAGACGCCCACACATGGTTTGTCACAGGAAGTCAGTGCTTTAAATACCATCTATCATAAGCTGAGCCAATCGATTTCCTTATTAAGACCCTAAGGAATTACCGTATTCCATAGGAAAATCAAACGTTGCTCTTTCCTTAACAACATAAGGGAAATATTACCTCCTCTCTCTGTTTTAATCTGATTTAAGACCACAAACCGAAAGTCTTACACAGTGTGGTGCTTCTATACACAATGGGACACTAAGGGGGCTTCCATGCGACCAGTACGCAAATTGTGGGCTACCCGTACCTTAATTTTTCTGTGGTCTGGCCAATATACCAAAGACCACATGGGCAACAGATGCCGTACACACAATTTGACGAATTACAATCAGTCCTtccttgcataagtacataagtacataagtagtgccatactgggaaagaccaaaggtccatctagcccagcatcctgtcaccgacagtggccaatccaggtcaagggcacctggcacgctccccaaacgtaaaaacattccagacaagttatacctaaaaatgcggaatttttccaagtccatttaatagcggtctatggacttgtcctttaggaatctatctaacccctttttaaactccgtcaagctaaccgcccgtaccacgttctccggcaacgaattccagagtctaattacacgttgggtgaagaaaaattttctccgattcgttttaaatttaccacactgtagcttcaactcatgccctctagtcctagtatttttggatagcgtgaacagtcgcttcacatccacccgatccattccactcattattttatacacttctatcatatctcccctcagccgtctcttctccaagctgaaaagccctagccttctcagcctctcttcataggaaagtcgtcccatccccactatcattttcgtcgcccttcgctgtaccttttccaattctactatatcttttttgagatacggagaccagtactgaacacaatactccaggtgcggtcgcaccatggagcgatacaacggcattataacatccgcacacctggactccatacccttcctaataacacccaacattctattcgctttcctagccgcagcagcacactgagcagaaggtttcagcgtatcatcgacgacgacacccagatccctttcttgatccgtaactcctaacgcggaaccttgcaagacgtagctataattcgggttcctcttacccacatgcatcactttgcacttgtcaacattgaacttcatctgccacttgcacgcccattctcccagtctcgcaaggtcctcctgtaattgttcacattcctcctgcagtATATATCTTTTACCAGATGAGTGGGGAATCTGAATTTCCTTAACTTGCAATGTGTACTGACAATACACGCATTGATGACAGATGAAATGTCCATTATCTACCAATTCTTCCCTACCGTCTGTCAACCTATTTCTATTCAAATTTAGACGTTCACTCAAATTCATGCCTCAAGTAAAGGCGAACCTCGGCATATTTCTAAAAATCATGAATGCCTAGTATTGTCCAGTGCTTTTTGATAATCTGTATAATCTTACTGGACATATGGGTGTATGGTAACACACAAGTTAAAGGGGACCCTCCCTGTTTATCCCTTCTTTGATGACACCATTCACACTGGAAATCATAACCTCTTTTTTCAATATTTTGTGGGGATACCCCTATGGCAAAACCGAATTTGTTCCGCTTGCACTTGAAATTCTCTGTGGGAACTGCAAAGCCTCCGAATGTGGAGAAACTACCAGGAATGCTGTTCTTCAACATCCAAGGATGATGGCTACGGTAATTAAGTATGGCGTTACGGTCTATATCCTTACGATATGCTTTTGTAATGCAATGACCAGCTGTCCATTGAATATTAACGTTTAAGAAA
This sequence is a window from Microcaecilia unicolor chromosome 13, aMicUni1.1, whole genome shotgun sequence. Protein-coding genes within it:
- the LOC115456848 gene encoding protein MIS12 homolog isoform X3; this translates as MSVDPMMYEAQFFGFTPQTCILRIYLACQDYLCEVMLVVEKVMMKKLESFPNCDISPFQIRESTEKCLLFLKERFNVLFCKMEQMLLKLVLSVPQNVLLPKDKVHEQYPCTKEEFEFLQKETEQLQQRCKAEAYAREALLAELEEQKQVQAELEKILQWFDGLDNVFREHGNSSLKESFAFMVQNARKLQDVKNEIELKSKKLKLDKAPSCDIRLRSRMEKHVTKK
- the LOC115456848 gene encoding protein MIS12 homolog isoform X1, whose translation is MAYQTVRQEYLQIPSVTRAYTTACVLTTAVVISPHCFEDKMSVDPMMYEAQFFGFTPQTCILRIYLACQDYLCEVMLVVEKVMMKKLESFPNCDISPFQIRESTEKCLLFLKERFNVLFCKMEQMLLKLVLSVPQNVLLPKDKVHEQYPCTKEEFEFLQKETEQLQQRCKAEAYAREALLAELEEQKQVQAELEKILQWFDGLDNVFREHGNSSLKESFAFMVQNARKLQDVKNEIELKSKKLKLDKAPSCDIRLRSRMEKHVTKK